From Penaeus vannamei isolate JL-2024 chromosome 12, ASM4276789v1, whole genome shotgun sequence, the proteins below share one genomic window:
- the LOC113811749 gene encoding ras-related protein ced-10 has product MGDGSSSRPLKITVVGDGTVGKTCLLISYTSGEFPVEYVPTVFDNYAGSHTVEGRSYAMTLWDTAGQEEYERLRPLSYPGTHVFIVCFALDNRASFENVSSKWLPELKQHCPKAPVVLVGTKKDVRNLNVLSPRDGKKLCKKCSLSKYVECSAKTQEGVQDVFTYATMAAVGLTPRQRPCVIM; this is encoded by the exons ATGGGTGACGGCAGCAGCTCCCGCCCCCTCAAGATCACCGTGGTGGGCGACGGCACCGTGGGCAAGACCTGCCTCCTCATCTCCTACACGTCGGGGGAGTTCCCTGTG GAATATGTGCCAACAGTGTTCGACAACTATGCAGGTTCTCACACAGTAGAAGGGCGATCCTATGCTATGACGTTGTGGGACACAGCAGGACAGGAAGAGTACGAGAGATTGCGTCCACTCTCTTATCCCGGG ACACATGTGTTCATAGTGTGTTTTGCGCTGGACAATCGTGCCAGTTTTGAGAATGTATCATCGAAGTGGCTGCCAGAGCTAAAACAGCATTGCCCAAAAGCACCAGTGGTCCTTGTTG gtACTAAAAAGGATGTGAGGAACCTGAATGTCCTGAGTCCAAGAGATGGGAAGAAGCTTTGCAAGAAATGCAGCCTCTCAAAGTATGTAGAGTGCTCTGCAAAGACACAGGAAGGAGTGCAAGATGTCTTCACATATGCAACAATGGCTGCTGTAGGTTTAACACCAAGGCAACGACCCTGTGTCATTATGTAG